From the Nitrospinaceae bacterium genome, the window TTGGGAATGCCGGATGCCGGATTGGTCGGAGGTCAAGGTTCCTCTTTTCTCGTCGGGCAATTGGGGTGGCCAGGGAATCCATCCCCGGGGCAACTCCGAGGGCTTTGTGCGTGCCGCCTCAAACGAGAAATGGTTCGAGATGCACGGCATCGAGCATTGGACAGAATTTTATACAGACTACGGCGTGGGCCTCCAAAAGAAATTTTTTGGCCATTTCCTAAAAGGTGAGGATACGGGTTGGAAGGAGCAGGCACCTGTTCTGCTTCAAGTCCGACATGTGGGCGAGAAATTCGTTGAGCGGACCGAAAACGAATGGCCGCTGGCGCGGACCCAGTGGACAAAATTCTACCTTCATACCGAGGACCACAATCTCGATCTCAATCCCCCCTCGGCGAAGGGAAGTGTTACATACGATGCCCTCGGCGACGGGGTCACATTCATTACAGCGCCCTTTGAGGCGGAAACCGAGTTAACCGGCCCCATGGCGGCCAAGCTGTTCGTTTCCTCTGAGACCGAGGATGCCGATCTCTTCTTGGTGGTTCGCCTGTTCACGGGCGACCTGAAAGAGGAGGTGTTCCAGGGGGCGCTCGATCCCAACACGCCCATTGGCCAGGGCTGGCTGCGTGCGTCGCACAGAAAGCTGGACCCCGAGTTGAGCGAGCCCTACAGGCCCTATCACACGCGCGATGAAAAACAGCCGCTCACCCCTGGCGAGGTGGTCGAACTCGATGTTGAAATATGGGTGACGAGTATTGTTGTTCCGGTAGGCTACCGGGTTGCCTTGAGTGTTCGCGGAAAAGATTATGAGTACGCCGGGGCGACGGGTGAGGGACTTGCTACCATGAAAAATGAGTTCAAGGGTTGCGGCCCGTTTCTTCATAACGACCCGCGGGACCGCCCGGTTGAGATTTACGGTAAAAAGGTAACGCTCCACACGGTGCCGGGCCATGAGCCCTATTTGTTGCTCCCGGTAATACCGCCGAAGTAGAATTAGCAGCCCTCGCTCGGATCCTGTCGAGCGCCCACTGGCTGGGGATGAAGTACTTATTGGATTTCAGAGCGGAGTCTCTTTTAATGGAGGCACACCTCCCGTATACTCGACATAGTATACGGGAGTTTTTTTTGTGAACTTGATAGCTATTATTCTTAGTGGTTTTACGGTGGGCGTGTCGCTCGGACTGACGGGCGGCGGCGGTTCCCTGCTTGCCATTCCCCTCCTTGTCTACGCAGTGGGCCAATCTCCTCATATGGCACTTGGAACCTCGCTCGCCTCGGTGGGTGCTACAGCGTTCAGTGGCGCCGTTCGCCGGATGATGGAAGGGCGGGTGGAGGTGCGGGCAGGGCTCCTATTCGCGGTGCTCGGCTCAGTGGGCACCTACATTGGCACACGGATGAACGCGAGGGTGCCCGGTTCCGTTTTGCTGATTCTGCTTGCGGGGCTCACGGTTTTACTGGCCGTGCGTATGTGGTGCCGCGCCTCGAGGGAAAAGAATAGCTGTGTTGTGGGAGAGCGCAATGAGGAAAAGAGATTTCAGCCGATTCCGTTGGTGGCGACCGCGATTGGATGTGGGTTCGCATCGGGATTTTTCGGCATCGGCGGTGGTTTTATCGTTGTCCCCGCTCTCGTGCTCGTGGTCGGTCTGTCGATGGACGCTGCGGTCGCGACCTCGCTTCTTGTTATCTCTTTCAACGGCGCGGTAGGGGTTATCAGCTATGCCGCCCAGGGAAGAGCGATCGATTATTCGGTTGCCGGCATTTTTGTCGCGGGTGGTCTCGCCGGGATGTGGGTCGGACAAAAGACCGGCAACCACCTGAATGAACGGATGCTTTCCCGACTTTTCGCCGCCGTGTTGTTATTGGTGGCTATGTTTCTCATCTATAAAAATATTTGAATCATTTGATTGATATTTCCGCCGCAGGGCAAATGCTCCTAAATTGGTGGCATGCGGCACCCAAGTTTGGC encodes:
- a CDS encoding sulfite exporter TauE/SafE family protein; protein product: MNLIAIILSGFTVGVSLGLTGGGGSLLAIPLLVYAVGQSPHMALGTSLASVGATAFSGAVRRMMEGRVEVRAGLLFAVLGSVGTYIGTRMNARVPGSVLLILLAGLTVLLAVRMWCRASREKNSCVVGERNEEKRFQPIPLVATAIGCGFASGFFGIGGGFIVVPALVLVVGLSMDAAVATSLLVISFNGAVGVISYAAQGRAIDYSVAGIFVAGGLAGMWVGQKTGNHLNERMLSRLFAAVLLLVAMFLIYKNI
- a CDS encoding CocE/NonD family hydrolase, with translation MRIDWDVPLKMDDGLVLRADIYRPIEEGNYPALVTYGPYGKYLAFQDGYEDQWDRMVELHPDVAAGSTNKYQNWEVADPEKWVPDGYVIVRVDSRGTGRSPGFIELWSPRETKDFHDCIEWTAEQTWCNGKIGINGISYYAMNQWQVAASQPPHLAAICIWEGGADFYRDLSHHGGIVNTFCENWYDMQVKTVQHGVGSKGYRSRIAPDWVAGPETLTDEELGANRSDFGADVLANPLSTDEYWECRMPDWSEVKVPLFSSGNWGGQGIHPRGNSEGFVRAASNEKWFEMHGIEHWTEFYTDYGVGLQKKFFGHFLKGEDTGWKEQAPVLLQVRHVGEKFVERTENEWPLARTQWTKFYLHTEDHNLDLNPPSAKGSVTYDALGDGVTFITAPFEAETELTGPMAAKLFVSSETEDADLFLVVRLFTGDLKEEVFQGALDPNTPIGQGWLRASHRKLDPELSEPYRPYHTRDEKQPLTPGEVVELDVEIWVTSIVVPVGYRVALSVRGKDYEYAGATGEGLATMKNEFKGCGPFLHNDPRDRPVEIYGKKVTLHTVPGHEPYLLLPVIPPK